The window TCCACGCGCAGGCAGAAGCAGCAGCGCCAAGTTGGGAAACGCGCACCAGCGCGTCTGAAATCACAGACAAACAGGTGCAGAACTGGTCTGATCTGGGCCGGCTCGTTCCCGGGCTGGATTTCAACCGCAGCAATAGCAGTGTCAATATGCGAGGCCTGGATGGCAATCGGGTCCGGATTCTGGAAGACGGTATTCCTCTACCATGGTTGCAGGATGGCAGCCGTGATGTCAAAGGGGGGCTGGAAACCATCAATTTCAATACGCTTTCCTCCGTTGATGTGGCGCGGGGCGCCGGTGCCGGCAATACCTCCGGCCTGACCGGCACGGTGATGCTGCGCGGCCTGCGGCCGGATGATCTGCTGGCTGACGGCAAGGATATCGGTTTTCTGATCAAAGGCACACATGATGGCCTGGATAACAGCATTGGTGGCGATACGGCCTTCGCAGCCCGCCTGGGCGCTTCCACCAAAATGCTGATTCAATACGGCATCCATACCGGCAGCGAAGTCAAAAATGGTGGCGATATCGGTGGTTACGGTGCTACGCGCACCAAGATGAATCCAGCCGATTACACCCGCAAGAACGTAGGGCTGCGGCTTGAGCATGAGTTGGCGCCGGGCCATACGCTTGGTCTGGGGGCGAGCACCTTCCGGCTGGACCGCGATATCGATCTGATGCATGACCAGAATACCAGTGCCTTTGCAATTGGCAATAATAAAATGACAGAGAGAATCAGCCGCGATCGTATCTGGGCAGACTATAACTACAAGTCAACGCAGGCTTACTCTGCGCTGGATCAGGCAGGCGTTCAGCTTTACTGGAGCAAGACCCGCCTGGAAGAAAATCAGCATGCTTTCCGCAATAAAGACGGGCGTGCGTTTGCCATACCGGGTGATCCCTATAAGTACGGCTATCCCAGCGGCTTGTATGAACGAAGTAACAGCATTGAACAAAAGGGCTGGGGCCTCAATCTGAATGCGGGCGGATATTGGGGAAACGCTGCGTTGCGTGGTCACTGGACCGTGGCCGGGACATTCGCTGACGATACCTATGAGCAGTACTCGGCCGGGGTCGATAATTGCCCTGATATTCCAGCCGGCCTGCCCGCGCGCATGGGACCACGCACTTGCGATTTCCTGCATTCCAACCAGAGTGACACACCTAAAGTCAAAAGCCGCGACTGGTCGCTGTTTGCCAGTCATGCGTTTATATGGAACGATGGCCGGTTCGAACTGACCCCGGCATTGCGCTACGATGCATGGTCTCGCAAGCCGCAGACCGGTGGCGGATTTGCATCCAACCAGAATGGTTATGAAAGTGAGCTGCGCAATCGCAGTGGCAACCAGGCCTCGCCATCGCTGGAGTTCGCCTGGAATGCGTCCGACATCTATCGTTTCACTGCCCGCTATGGCTATGGCTACCGCGCGCCAACTGCGCCGGAGCTGTTTTTGCAGTATGGCTCTCCGGCCAACTATATGCGTAAGGGTGATCCGAACCTGAAAGCCGAACGCAGCCGCGGCTGGGAACTGGGCCTTCAGGCCAGAGGGCAGGTTGTTGGCGGTTCCCTGAATATCTTTGAAACACGCTACAAGGATTTTATCGACGAGAATGTTCCGGTTGGTCCCGATTCTCCTTTCTATGCATTGCGTGAACAAGGGCTGTACCCAATGGGCGTCACGACCTATGCCAATCGTGATCGTGTCCGCATTTATGGCGCCGAAGCCATGGGTTACTGGAACATCAATGACAATCTTTATACCCGCGCGACCGCCGCCTGGACGGTAGGCAAGGACCTTGAAACAGGTCAGCATCTGAACTCGGTTGCACCGCTTAAAGGCACGCTGGCACTGGGCTACAGAACGCCGCAGTGGGGCGCAGAGACCGTATGGACACTGGCGGCCAAACGCGATAAAGTGCAGTATCCGGATCCCACTGCAGATGCGCCCAATGCTGATTTCAAGGCACCAGGTTATGGTACGCTTGATGTACATGGCTGGTGGGCGCCTGCCAGCCTGAAGGGTGTCAAATTTCAGCTGAGCGTGGTCAATCTGTTTGATAAAAAATACTGGAATGCACTGAACGTGCCTACTGCGGGGGCGTCTGCCATCGCTCGTCCGGTAGACTATTATTCCGAAGCTGGCCGCTATCTGCGGGTGTCCGTCATCTACCAATATTGACCGGCGATATATTATTTAAGACTGACCGGGCCGTCGCAGGATGACCCGGTCAGAACCATTTAGTTACCAGAAGAGAGAGACCCATGACACAACCGAGTACTGATTTGAAAGTCCGTTACGATGCATTATTGCAGGAAGACCCCAAATTGCGTGTGCGCAATGCGGCAGAGAAACTGGACGTCAGTGAAATGGAACTGGTTGCGGCACAATGT of the Advenella mimigardefordensis DPN7 genome contains:
- a CDS encoding TonB-dependent hemoglobin/transferrin/lactoferrin family receptor — encoded protein: MIKAASLPSYRLTVLASLLCTGAVYAQAATESGSTVAPSTAAVAKLSAVHAQAEAAAPSWETRTSASEITDKQVQNWSDLGRLVPGLDFNRSNSSVNMRGLDGNRVRILEDGIPLPWLQDGSRDVKGGLETINFNTLSSVDVARGAGAGNTSGLTGTVMLRGLRPDDLLADGKDIGFLIKGTHDGLDNSIGGDTAFAARLGASTKMLIQYGIHTGSEVKNGGDIGGYGATRTKMNPADYTRKNVGLRLEHELAPGHTLGLGASTFRLDRDIDLMHDQNTSAFAIGNNKMTERISRDRIWADYNYKSTQAYSALDQAGVQLYWSKTRLEENQHAFRNKDGRAFAIPGDPYKYGYPSGLYERSNSIEQKGWGLNLNAGGYWGNAALRGHWTVAGTFADDTYEQYSAGVDNCPDIPAGLPARMGPRTCDFLHSNQSDTPKVKSRDWSLFASHAFIWNDGRFELTPALRYDAWSRKPQTGGGFASNQNGYESELRNRSGNQASPSLEFAWNASDIYRFTARYGYGYRAPTAPELFLQYGSPANYMRKGDPNLKAERSRGWELGLQARGQVVGGSLNIFETRYKDFIDENVPVGPDSPFYALREQGLYPMGVTTYANRDRVRIYGAEAMGYWNINDNLYTRATAAWTVGKDLETGQHLNSVAPLKGTLALGYRTPQWGAETVWTLAAKRDKVQYPDPTADAPNADFKAPGYGTLDVHGWWAPASLKGVKFQLSVVNLFDKKYWNALNVPTAGASAIARPVDYYSEAGRYLRVSVIYQY